The following coding sequences are from one Bos indicus x Bos taurus breed Angus x Brahman F1 hybrid chromosome 5, Bos_hybrid_MaternalHap_v2.0, whole genome shotgun sequence window:
- the NFYB gene encoding nuclear transcription factor Y subunit beta isoform X1: MTMDGDSSTTDASQLGISADYIGGSHYVIQPHDDTEDSMNDHEDTNGSKESFREQDIYLPIANVARIMKNAIPQTGKIAKDAKECVQECVSEFISFITSEASERCHQEKRKTINGEDILFAMSTLGFDSYVEPLKLYLQKFREAMKGEKGIGGAVTATDGLSEELTDEAFTNQLPAGLITADGQQQNVMVYTTSYQQISGVQQIQFS; the protein is encoded by the exons ATGGATGGTGACAGTTCTACCACAGATGCTTCTCAACTAGGGATTTCTGCAGACTATATTGGAGGGAGTCATTATGTTATACAGCCTCATGATG ATACTGAGGACAGCATGAATGATCATGAAGACACAAACGGTTCAAAAGAAAGTTTTAGAGAACAAGATATATACCTTCCAATTGCAAATGTTGCAAGGATAATGAAAAACGCCATACCTCAAACGGGAAAG ATTGCAaaagatgccaaagaatgtgtTCAAGAATGTGTAAGCGAGTTCATCAGCTTTATAACATCTGAAGCAAGTGAAAGATGCCATCAAGAGAAACGGAAGACAATCAATGGAGAAGATATTCTTTTTGCCATGTCCACCTTAGGCTTCGACAGTTATGTAGAACCTCTGAAATTATACCTTCAAAAGTTCAGAGAG gctatgaaaggagagaaaggaattgGTGGAGCAGTCACAGCTACAGACGGACTAAGCGAAGAGCTTACAGATGAGGCATTTA cTAACCAGTTACCAGCTGGCTTAATAACTGCAGATGGTCAGCAACAAAATGTTATGGTTTACACAACATCATATCAACAG ATTTCTGGTGTTCAGCAAATTCAGTTTTCATGA
- the NFYB gene encoding nuclear transcription factor Y subunit beta isoform X2 produces the protein MDGDSSTTDASQLGISADYIGGSHYVIQPHDDTEDSMNDHEDTNGSKESFREQDIYLPIANVARIMKNAIPQTGKIAKDAKECVQECVSEFISFITSEASERCHQEKRKTINGEDILFAMSTLGFDSYVEPLKLYLQKFREAMKGEKGIGGAVTATDGLSEELTDEAFTNQLPAGLITADGQQQNVMVYTTSYQQISGVQQIQFS, from the exons ATGGATGGTGACAGTTCTACCACAGATGCTTCTCAACTAGGGATTTCTGCAGACTATATTGGAGGGAGTCATTATGTTATACAGCCTCATGATG ATACTGAGGACAGCATGAATGATCATGAAGACACAAACGGTTCAAAAGAAAGTTTTAGAGAACAAGATATATACCTTCCAATTGCAAATGTTGCAAGGATAATGAAAAACGCCATACCTCAAACGGGAAAG ATTGCAaaagatgccaaagaatgtgtTCAAGAATGTGTAAGCGAGTTCATCAGCTTTATAACATCTGAAGCAAGTGAAAGATGCCATCAAGAGAAACGGAAGACAATCAATGGAGAAGATATTCTTTTTGCCATGTCCACCTTAGGCTTCGACAGTTATGTAGAACCTCTGAAATTATACCTTCAAAAGTTCAGAGAG gctatgaaaggagagaaaggaattgGTGGAGCAGTCACAGCTACAGACGGACTAAGCGAAGAGCTTACAGATGAGGCATTTA cTAACCAGTTACCAGCTGGCTTAATAACTGCAGATGGTCAGCAACAAAATGTTATGGTTTACACAACATCATATCAACAG ATTTCTGGTGTTCAGCAAATTCAGTTTTCATGA